ACAAGGCCGGGGAGGCCAGGTACGCCATGTGGTCCGCCGAAGTCGTGCTGCTGGATGGACGCCAAGTGATGCTGTCTCTGATCCTCGACGAAACCGAGCGCAAGCTGGCCGAGGCGGCCCTGAGCGTCCGGACCCGTATTTTTCTGGGCGTGCTGACGGCTTTTTCCGCCGTGCTCCTGGTGTTGGTCCTGCAGATGACCTGGAATATCCGCCAGCGGGAAAAGATGACCCAGGCCCTGCAGGCCAGCGAGGAAAATCTCGCCACCACCCTGCATTCCATCGGCGACGGCGTGATCGCCACGGACTCGCGGGGCCTGGTGACCAACATGAATCAGGTCGCGGAAAAGCTCTGCGGCTGGACCTTGGACGAGGCAAGGGGCAAGCCGTTGTACGAAGTATTCCGCATCTTCAACGCCTGGACCCAGGAGGTCGTGGATAATCCCGTACATCAAGTGATTCATTCCGGTCGGATCGTGGGCCTAGCCAACCATACCCTGCTGCTTTCCAGGAATGGCGCAAAATACCAGATCGCGGACAGCGCGGCCCCCATCCGCGACCGCCAGGGTCGCATCTCCGGCGTGGTGCTGGTGTTCCGGGACGTGACTGATGAGTATGCCGTGGAGGAACGGTTGCGGCAAAGCGAGCAACGCTTCCAGACTTTCATGGATGAAACCCCGGTGTACGCCTACATCAAGGATGAGAGCCTCGCGCATGTTTACAAAAACAGGCGAGTAGCGGAGCTCATGAGCGGCTCCTTCAGCCAGGCGGGCGGAGATTCGGCGAGGGCGCTTTTCGATTCGGCGACCTCTGATTTGCTTGAGAAGGCGGACGGGCGGATTCTCTCAGGTGAGCGGGACAGGATCGAGCTGGAGTACAGTGTCCATATCGGCGGCGAACAACGTTGGCTGAACGACGTCAAATTCGCCCTGGTTCTGGCCGACGGACGGAGAGCGGTGGGCGGGTTGGCCTACGACATCACCGAGCGCAAGCAGGCCGAGGCGGAGCGGGAAAAAATGCAGGCTCAACTGCTTCAGGCGCAAAAGATGGAGTCCGTGGGTACTCTGGCCGGGGGCGTGGCCCACGACTTCAACAATTTGCTTCAGACCCTGGGGGGCAATATCGAGCTGCTGCTCGCGGACAAGCCTGACGACCATCCGGACGTCGGCCGTCTGAGGGCCGCGCTGAAATCCATCGAGCGGGCCGCCCAGTTGGTCAGACAGCTGCTCCTGTTCAGCCGTAAGGAGGGATCACTCCGGGTGCCGGTGGACCTGAATCGGGAAGTGGAAGGCGTAGTGGACATGCTGCGGCGGACAGTCCCCAGAATGATCACCGTGGAGACGCGCCTTGATCCCGAGCTTTGGCCCCTGTTGGCAGATCCGGTGCAGATCGAGCAGGTGCTGCTGAACATAGCCAACAACTCGGTGGACGCCATGCCTGATGGCGGGACGTTCCTCATCGAAACCAATAACGTGGTCCTGGACGAGGGATTTGTTCGGATACATCCGGACTCCGTCCCCGGGGCGCATGTGCTGCTGACGGTCACGGATACGGGGTGCGGCATGGACAAGGAAACATTGGCCCACATATTCGACCCCTTTTTCACCACCAAGCCCGTGGGCAAGGGCACGGGACTGGGGCTGCCCTCGGTGTACGGCATCGTCAAGGGACACGACGGCTACATCCAGTGCTACAGTGAACCGGATCAGGGGTCCGTGTTCAGAATCTATCTGCCCGCGGCGGATGGACGTGCGCCGGAAGAGGAGATAGAACGGAAAATCCTGTTTCCCGAAGACCTTGGCGACGGGATGACCATTCTGGTGGTGGACGACGAGCCGGAAATTCGGGCATTGACACGGGAAGTCCTGGAAGTGCTGGGGTACAAGGTGAAAAGCGCGGCCAGCGGGGAGGAAGCCCTGGAAGCATACCGCCAGGAGGGTGAGGAGATCGATTTGGTGCTGTTGGACCTGAACATGCCCGGCATGGGCGGGCACAGATGCCTGCAAGAACTGCTGCGCATCGACCCGCGGGTCAAAGTGGTGATTGCCAGCGGCTATTCCGCGGAAGGACAAGGCCGACAATCCCTGTCCGCCGGCGCCAAGGGCTTCATCGGTAAGCCGTATCAGCTCCGGGATCTGGAGGCCGTGATCCGGGAAGTGCTGGGGCTGTGAGGAACGATGTATCGTTTTGAATTGCTCAACATGTTGCATTTTGGACCGATCTTTCAAGGTCATTCATCGTAGCCTGAGCCATGAGCATTCCCAAGGAACCTCTTCCAGCCCAGGTGGTATTATCCCTGTTCAGCGCCCGTTGGGACGTTTTCTGGCCGGGATTGCGATCCGATCTGGAGGCGTATCTGGGGCCGCTGGAAAACGTGGGGGAGTCGTTGCCGTTCACGGCAACAACGTATTACCAGGAGGAATTCGGTGCGCCCTTGGAGCGCCGGTTGCTCGGGTTCGCTCAGGTCGTGGGGCAGGATCGGTTGCGGGAGATCAAGTTGTGGGCCCATGAATTGGAACAACGTCATGTCCTGGACGGCAAACGTTTGTTCAATTTGGACCCGGGGCTGTTGACCCAGGAGCGCTTCGTGCTGGCCACGGGCAAGAATTTCACTCATCGCATATACCTCGGACAGGGCGTCTTTGCCGATCTGACCCTGATTTTTCAAGGCGGACGGTGGCGCTCTTTGCCCTGGACTTTCCGGGACTACGCCGACCCTGCCTTGCAAGCCCAATTGACCGCACTGCGCCATGGCTACCGGGTGAAGCTGGGCGTTTGTCCCGACTGGCCGGGACGTGCCGGACGAGTGCATTGACAGCAACTGTCTTCCAGGGTCAAAACGATTTTTTTGCATCCTTAAGACAAGGTGGAACACAGCGTATGCACGAGATTCGCAAAGCCGCTACGGAGCGGACGACCAAGGAAACATCCATCAAGCTGGAGCTGGTTCTGGACGGTTCCGGAGCGACCCACATCCAGTCCGGCGTCGGCTTCGCCGACCACATGCTGCACCTTTTGGCCTTCTGGGCGGACTTCGACCTGAACCTGACTTGCGCCGGGGATCTACACATCGACGCGCACCACAGCCTGGAAGACGTGGGCCTGGCCCTGGGCAAGGCCCTCTCGGATGCCCTGGGAGACAAGGCCGGGATCGTCCGCTTGGGCTCGGCCGTGGTGCCCATGGACGAGGCCTTGGTGGAAGTCGTGGTGGATCTCTCGGGCAGGCCGTATCTCGTGTACGACGACGACCCGCTGCCTGCTCTGATCGCCGGAGAGGAAAAGGACGTCTGGCGGGAGTTTTTCAAGTCCCTGGCCCAGGAAGCCCGCATGAACCTGCATGTTCACTATCGTTACGGCCGCAACGGCCACCATCTCGTGGAAGGGGCGTTCAAGGCCCTTGGCATGGCTCTGCGCCAAGCCGTATCCAGGACCCGTACCGGTGTGCCGAGCACCAAAGGAAGTTGTTGATATGTTGAGTCGTTTCTCATTGATTCCGTATCTGTGCTGCATGATTCTGCTTCTTGTCGGGTGCGCACCCAAGCCCGCTGGAACGCCCTTGCCTTCCCAGTCCACGTTAGGGGTGGCCGGATTTCACCAGCCTCACCAGGGGTGGCAGATGCTTTCCAGCACCCGCGCGGACAAATCCGTCACTCTTGCTTCGGATATGCTGGAAGAGCTGGACGGCATGCTGGCCGATCTCTTACGGGCCAAAGAGGATCGTCCCTTTCTCGGGACCGAGGCCACCAGGCAGTGCCAGGAGCTGGTTTTGTCCCGAATGCGCTCGGAACAGGCTGGCGTTGCCGGGCTGCGTTACTGGATGGAAGTCGGCCAATGCGTCCAGACCGATTATCTCTTAATTCCCCAGGTGCTGGAGTGGAAGGAGCGAGAAGGCGGTGAGTGGGGCGTGACCGAGCCGGGCATGGTCGTGATGGAATTGACCCTGCTGGACATCCAAAACAGGTACGTCGCGGCACGGTTCCAGTACGACGAGCGGCAACGCTCCCTGAGCGAAGACCTGTTGCAGGCCGACAAATTTTTTCGGCGCGGTGGAAAATGGCTGCCCGCCAAGGAACTGATCCGTGACGGGCTACGCGAAGGACTGCGGGAGATGGGCTTATGATTCTTTTTCCGGCCGTGGACATCAAGAACGGGCAGTGCGTCCGGTTGCGTCAGGGGCGGGCTGACGATGTTACGATCTTTTCCCCGGACCCCACGGCCATGGCCCGACACTGGGTGGACCTGGGCGCGGCCTGGCTGCACTTGGTGGACCTGGACGGCGCGTTTGACGGTCTGCCGGTGAACTTCGAACTGATCAAGCGGATTTGCGCCGTGGTCTCGATCCCGGTGCAGCTCGGGGGCGGGATTCGTGACTTGGCGACCGCGAAACGCTACCTGGAAGCCGGGGTCCGGCGATTGATCATCGGCACCATGGCCCTGGAAGAGGCCGAAGCCTTCGGGGAATTGTGCGCGGCGTTGCCCGGGAGGATCGGCGTGTCCCTGGACGCCGTGGACGGATTGTTGAAAACCAAAGGTTGGGTGGCGGACAGCGGTTTGACCGTGGAGCAGGTTCTGCCACGACTGGAAGAGCAGGGCGCGGCCTTCATTATCTATACGGACATCAGTCGGGACGGGATGCATAGCGGCGTGAACCTCCCGGCCATGGAGTATCTGGTCCGGAGTACCGACATCCCGGTCATCGCCGCGGGTGGGGTGACCAAGTTGGAAGACATCCAGGCATTGTTCCCCCTGTCGAATCAAGGACTGGAAGGAATCATCACCGGTCGGGCCATCTACGAGGGCACCCTGGATTTTCCGGAAGCCCTGGCCTGGATCGCGGGGCGGAAGGCAAATGACGAGAATGCACAAGGAGGCGCAAGATGACGACGATCAAGGTGACGGGCATGTCCTGCCAGCACTGCGTGAACGCGGTGACCAAGGCGCTGAGCGGTATCGAGGGGATTCAGGATGTCCAGGTTTTTTTGGAAAAGGGTGAGGCCCAGTTTACGGAAGCCAAGCCGGTCTCCAAGGACGTCATCCGGGAGGCGTTGCAGAAGGCCGGGCACGACCTGGGATAGCGGACTGTTGAAAAATTCCCGCTGGTTGCGTTGCCGCAAAAAGCTCAAACCCTCACGTATGACATAATACGCTTCGGGCTTGAGCTTTTTTTGGGCCTAACCATCGAGGTTTTTGAAAAGCCCGCGGAAGTTGCCATGCGTTGCTTTTTTCGCTGGTTGTCGGTAACGAAAAATGAAAACGGTCATCGGGTGACTGTCGCCCAAGGCCCTTTGTCTTTCACATCTTCAAAGGAGGAATGACGTATGCAGCGTGTTTTCAAGAGTGTTCTCGGCGTTTGGCTCGTCGCCATGGTGCTTTGCCTGGCTCTCAATGCTTCCGCGACTGAGGCTCAGTCCAAGGTGAACATCAATGAGGCTCCGGTCGAATTGTTGCAGGCATTGCCGGGAGTCGGGCCGGCTTTGGCGCAACGCATTGTTGAATATCGCGAGCAGACTCCTTTTGAAGCCCCTGAAGACATCATGAAGGTGAGCGGCATCGGGGAGGCGACATTCGAGAAAATGAAGGAACTCATCGTCGTTGAATGATTTTTTGATCTTTTTGCCTCGCGCGTTGCAAGTTGCGAGATGTTCGAAAAAGAAAGCCCGGGCAATGGTTCATTGCCCGGGCTTTTAGTAGGTTTCAGCGTGGTCGTGATCAGCCGGCAAAGGCCTTTTCAAAGTTCGGAACGACCTGTTTCTTGC
This DNA window, taken from Desulfonatronum sp. SC1, encodes the following:
- a CDS encoding helix-hairpin-helix domain-containing protein, whose translation is MQRVFKSVLGVWLVAMVLCLALNASATEAQSKVNINEAPVELLQALPGVGPALAQRIVEYREQTPFEAPEDIMKVSGIGEATFEKMKELIVVE
- a CDS encoding DUF4416 family protein → MSIPKEPLPAQVVLSLFSARWDVFWPGLRSDLEAYLGPLENVGESLPFTATTYYQEEFGAPLERRLLGFAQVVGQDRLREIKLWAHELEQRHVLDGKRLFNLDPGLLTQERFVLATGKNFTHRIYLGQGVFADLTLIFQGGRWRSLPWTFRDYADPALQAQLTALRHGYRVKLGVCPDWPGRAGRVH
- the hisB gene encoding imidazoleglycerol-phosphate dehydratase HisB; translation: MHEIRKAATERTTKETSIKLELVLDGSGATHIQSGVGFADHMLHLLAFWADFDLNLTCAGDLHIDAHHSLEDVGLALGKALSDALGDKAGIVRLGSAVVPMDEALVEVVVDLSGRPYLVYDDDPLPALIAGEEKDVWREFFKSLAQEARMNLHVHYRYGRNGHHLVEGAFKALGMALRQAVSRTRTGVPSTKGSC
- the hisA gene encoding 1-(5-phosphoribosyl)-5-[(5-phosphoribosylamino)methylideneamino]imidazole-4-carboxamide isomerase, with the translated sequence MILFPAVDIKNGQCVRLRQGRADDVTIFSPDPTAMARHWVDLGAAWLHLVDLDGAFDGLPVNFELIKRICAVVSIPVQLGGGIRDLATAKRYLEAGVRRLIIGTMALEEAEAFGELCAALPGRIGVSLDAVDGLLKTKGWVADSGLTVEQVLPRLEEQGAAFIIYTDISRDGMHSGVNLPAMEYLVRSTDIPVIAAGGVTKLEDIQALFPLSNQGLEGIITGRAIYEGTLDFPEALAWIAGRKANDENAQGGAR
- a CDS encoding PAS domain-containing sensor histidine kinase; the protein is MRTPKDQIPESRSRPYAVRHGACGWISGLPGTCLLVLLFVLLAAPALSQEDEAETVTWGGRPSQTDQLLATILQLAPTGIGMVENRVISSVNDYVLDLTGYDREELIGQSARMLYPTQEDFDFVGREKYRQIFEKGTGSVETRWLRKDGAILDVILSSTPLDPEDLSVGVTFTVLDITQRRQSEERFAKAFHSSPAPLVISDIETGLFLDVNERWNEMLGYAREELIGRTSKDVGIWADPADRDRIVAKIAEQGYFKDEPIQFRNKAGEARYAMWSAEVVLLDGRQVMLSLILDETERKLAEAALSVRTRIFLGVLTAFSAVLLVLVLQMTWNIRQREKMTQALQASEENLATTLHSIGDGVIATDSRGLVTNMNQVAEKLCGWTLDEARGKPLYEVFRIFNAWTQEVVDNPVHQVIHSGRIVGLANHTLLLSRNGAKYQIADSAAPIRDRQGRISGVVLVFRDVTDEYAVEERLRQSEQRFQTFMDETPVYAYIKDESLAHVYKNRRVAELMSGSFSQAGGDSARALFDSATSDLLEKADGRILSGERDRIELEYSVHIGGEQRWLNDVKFALVLADGRRAVGGLAYDITERKQAEAEREKMQAQLLQAQKMESVGTLAGGVAHDFNNLLQTLGGNIELLLADKPDDHPDVGRLRAALKSIERAAQLVRQLLLFSRKEGSLRVPVDLNREVEGVVDMLRRTVPRMITVETRLDPELWPLLADPVQIEQVLLNIANNSVDAMPDGGTFLIETNNVVLDEGFVRIHPDSVPGAHVLLTVTDTGCGMDKETLAHIFDPFFTTKPVGKGTGLGLPSVYGIVKGHDGYIQCYSEPDQGSVFRIYLPAADGRAPEEEIERKILFPEDLGDGMTILVVDDEPEIRALTREVLEVLGYKVKSAASGEEALEAYRQEGEEIDLVLLDLNMPGMGGHRCLQELLRIDPRVKVVIASGYSAEGQGRQSLSAGAKGFIGKPYQLRDLEAVIREVLGL
- a CDS encoding heavy-metal-associated domain-containing protein is translated as MTTIKVTGMSCQHCVNAVTKALSGIEGIQDVQVFLEKGEAQFTEAKPVSKDVIREALQKAGHDLG